One window from the genome of Nicotiana tomentosiformis chromosome 5, ASM39032v3, whole genome shotgun sequence encodes:
- the LOC104109052 gene encoding transcription factor MYB20-like has translation MGRQPCCDKVGLKKGPWTAEEDKKLINFILNNGQCCWRAVPKLTGLLRCGKSCRLRWTNYLRPDLKRGLLSEYEEKMVIDLHAQLGNRWSKIASHLPGRTDNEIKNHWNTHIKKKLRKMGIDPVTHKPLSTNIEQPENLPIQQEKVQEIMPPCTVNYVSIDQSAITEIKLDDDKMGTSSINNNNNFDSTIVHEVNNNGFCTDEVPLIEPHEILVPSKSTPSTSSSSSSSSSSNIIEDLKFLPSFDDWPMGNDMGFGWENDFSSTLDFLLNDDNDMNNVTYDESWKFEQLL, from the exons ATGGGGAGACAACCATGTTGTGACAAAGTTGGATTGAAGAAAGGACCATGGACAGCTGAGGAAGACAAGAAGCTCATTAACTTCATTCTCAACAATGGCCAATGTTGTTGGAGAGCTGTTCCTAAACTTACAG GGCTTTTGAGGTGTGGAAAGAGTTGTAGACTAAGATGGACAAATTATCTGAGACCAGATTTAAAGAGAGGACTTTTATCAGAATATGAAGAAAAAATGGTTATTGATCTTCATGCTCAACTTGGCAACag GTGGTCTAAAATTGCCTCTCATTTACCTGGACGAACTGATAATGAAATCAAGAATCATTGGAATACACATATCAAGAAAAAATTGAGGAAAATGGGGATTGATCCAGTCACTCACAAGCCACTCTCTACAAACATAGAACAGCCAGAAAATCTGCCAATTCAACAAGAAAAAGTACAAGAAATAATGCCACCTTGCACAGTAAATTATGTTTCAATTGATCAGTCAGCTATTACAGAGATCAAACTAGACGACGACAAGATGGGGACAAGtagtataaataataacaataactttGACTCAACTATAGTGCATGAAGTCAACAATAATGGCTTTTGTACTGATGAAGTTCCATTGATTGAACCCCATGAGATTTTAGTCCCTTCTAAATCAACCCCATCaacatcatcttcttcttcttcatcttcatcatccAACATAATTGAAGACTTAAAGTTTTTGCCAAGTTTTGATGATTGGCCAATGGGAAATGACATGGGATTTGGATGGGAAAATGATTTCAGCAGCACATTGGATTTCTTGCTTAATGATGATAATGACATGAATAATGTCACATATGATGAATCTTGGAAGTTTGAGCAACTCTTGTGA